Below is a genomic region from Sulfuricaulis sp..
CGCGCGTTTCCTTCAGCTTGAATGCATCGCCGGTATTATCGGCACCTACCCTCACGCGATTGTGATGGGAGACATGAATTGCGGTACCGAAAGCCGCGAGATTGACTGGTTGGTGAAGCACACCGATTTGCGTGAACCGGCGCATCACCTGCCGACTTTCCCCAGCTGGCGCCCCTCGCGCAACCTTGATCAAATACTGGTGTCATCGTCCCTGAAAGTCGAACGTATTGAGGCCCTGAATTATTTATTTTCCGATCATCTTCCGATCGTGATGGAAATTGCACTGCCCATGGAACTGCCATGGTTTGACGATCAACCCGTTGCTTCGCCGATACTTTCGCTGGCGGGTGCGGCGGCTTGAACTGAACCGCCGGTTCAGGTTTTTTTCAGTTCTTCGAGAATCGTTTCCACCAGTTTCAGCCCCGCCGGGCTCATTTCCCGCGACAGTTTCTCCACATCGTCCTCGCCCTGTTCCATCTGTGACAGCGCTGAAGCCAGGCGCGCCATGTCGCCCCCGGCGTTGCGCATCTGTATCGCCATATCCGCGAGCGCCTTCAGTGCTTCGACGTTGCCGTGACGCGCGGCGGCCACCATGGAAGCCAGACCCGGCGCGGCATGTTCAGGGTCGGGTGTGGCGCTGAGGTCGGGCAGAGTTTCGGGGTTCTGCAGCCCGCGCAAAATGGCTTCCGTGATCACACGATCTTCTTCGTCCAGATTCTGCAAAAGGTTGATGTCACGCTGTCCACCTACAATGCGCCGGATGGAGGCCACCAGTTGGTTCCAGCCATTTTCTTCCGAGAGCTTCAGCAATTGTTCCAGTTGCGGCATCAAGTCGCGGTTGTGACAGGTTTGCACCACGGCGTGTACCAGGCCGGCGTGGGACGCCAGGATTTGTTGGTCTTTCTCGGGCAGGGCAGGCATGGTGAATTCCTTTCAGGCTTTGACGAGTCTGGTAAATATACTACGCTTGCGCCGGTCGAATGAACCGCCAGATAACCCTATTATGATTGGCCTGTTGCAACGAGTGCGTTCAGCCCAAGTCGAGATTGACGGCAAAACCGTCGGCGCCATTGGGCGTGGGCTGTTGGTGCTTGTCGGTGTTGAGCAGGGCGATGACGTGGCACGCACGGATCGGTTGCTGCAACGGCTGCTGGGTTATCGCGTGTTTCCGGACAACGCCGGCAAAATGAACCTGAGTGTCAGGGACATCGGCGGCGGGTTGCTGCTGGTACCGCAATTCACGCTGGCCGCCGACACGGACAAGGGCATGCGCCCGAGTTTCACGCCTGCCGCCGCGCCGGAATTAGGTCAGCGCCTGTTCGCTTATCTGGTCGAAAAGGCCCGGACGCAGCACGCCCCGGTGGAGAAGGGAGTGTTTGGCGCCGACATGCATGTCACGCTGACCAACGATGGTCCGGTGACTTTCTGGTTGCAGGCAAAATAACCTGAATCAGGCGCGATCCAGCGGAAAGGGCAAAACCTCTTCGATTGTTCGCGCACCACCAGCAAGCATTACCAGACGGTCGAATCCAAGCGCGACACCAGCACAGTCCGGTAGCCCGTGTTCCAGCGCGGACAGCAGATGCTCATCCACGGGAACGGGCGGCAGACTGCTGGCCGCGCGGGCATGCAGTTGTTGTTCAAACCGCGCGCGCTGCTCATTCGCGTCGGTCAACTCGTGGAAGCCGTTCGCCAGCTCCATTCCATTCAGATAAAGCTCGAAGCGCGCTGCTGTCGGCGGGTTGCCCGGTTGAAGGCGGGCGAGCGAGGCCTGCGAGGCCGGGTAGTCATATATAAAGGTCAGTTGTCCCTGGCCAAGCTTGGGCTCGACCACGTGTGTCAGTAACAGATCGCGCCAAACGGCTACATCGTGATGCTGATGCAGGCTTGTCGGTATGCGAAAACCTTGTTCGTCGGCCACAGCCGCATAATCCAGGACGGTCGCCGTATGTGGGTTAATTTTTGTGTGGCGCTGAAATGCCTCGCGGTATGTCAGCTTCTCGGGCGGATTCAACCCCAGTGCTGGCGCGAGGAGTTGCATGACAAGCTCACCGACCTCCGTCATCAATTGGTGGTGATCAAAACCCATGCGGTACCACTCGAGCAGGGTAAATTCCGGATTGTGCCGCCTGCCGGATTCGCCGTCGCGGAAGACCTTGCAGATCTGGTAAATCGAACCGCTGCCGGCCGCCAGCAGGCGTTTCATGGGGAACTCCGGCGAGCTATGGAGGTAAAGCGTCTGGCCGTGCGGGAACAGTGGGCCGGTGTAGCATGTAACAAAGCTTGCCAGCATCGGGTCGGTGATGGCCGCGGCTGAAAGTATCGGTGTTTCCACTTCCAGCACGCCGCGTCCGGAAAAAAATGCTCGAATTTGTTGCAGTAATTGGGCGCGGCGCTTCAGGACTTCCAAAGCAGCGGCGGGTCGCCAGTCATCGAAAAGTGGCAAGTAGCAAGTCTCAAGTAGCAAGTAAAAGAAGAGGTATTGTATCCCTTGCTACTTGTAACTTGTCACTTGCTACTGCAGTCATGCGCGCGAGAGGTACTCGCCGGTGCGGGTGTTGACCTTGATCATCTCGCCGATTTGCACGAACAGCGGTACACGCACGATCGCACCGGTTTCGAGAGTCGCCGGTTTGCCGCCACCGCCCGAGGTGTCGCCCTTGAGTCCCGGGTCGGTTTCGGTGACCTTGAGGGCGACGGTTTGCGGCGGCTCAACGGTAAGCGGTATGCCATCCCACAGGGTGATCACGCAAACGCCCTGTTCCTTGAGCCACTTGGCATTGTCGCCAATGGCTTTTTTGTCCGCCGCGAGTTGCTCAAAGGTTTCCGGATTCATGAAGTGCCAAAATTGGTCATCGCTGTAGAGAAATTGCATCTCAACATCGACCACGTCGGCGGCCTCAATGGTTTCGCCGGATTTGAACGTGCGCTCGATAGTGCGACCATTTTTGAGATTGCGGATTCGCACGCGGCTGAAGGCTTGTCCCTTGCCCGGTTTAACGAACTCGTTTTCGACGATGGTTGCCGGATCGCCGTCGAGCATGACCTTGAGTCCGGCCTTGAATTCATTGGTACTGTAAGTTGCCATCACACACCTTAATCTATTAAATACACTTCGTTTGAATCAGACGCACACTTCATCTTTCCCCTCACCCTCATTCCCTCTCCCGCAAGGGGAGAGGGAAGCGAGCCGAACGCGCTTACGCGCGATCCAGGTAAAATCGAGCGCGCTATGATACCCGGAACTTCCGTTTTAAGGCAGGTGCCCACGTGGCAATCGCAGCTGTCCCGCGCCATCACCGACCCGGCCGAGCTGCTTGCTACGGTAGGGCTGGGTGAGGAATGGTTACCTGCGGCCCGGGCCGCGGCCCTGCTTTTCCCGTTGCGCGTTCCGCGTGAATTCGTCGCCCGCATGCGCCGCGGCGACCCGCATGATCCCTTGCTACGCCAGGTACTGCCGCTCGCGGAGGAATGCCTGACGGCAGAGGGGTTCGGTGCCGATCCGGTGGGCGATCTCGGTGCCATGCCAGTACCTGGCGTGCTGCATAAATATCAGGGGCGGGTGCTGTTGACGGTCACCGGCGCCTGCGCCGTACATTGCCGCTACTGCTTCCGCCGCCATTTTCCCTACGCTGACGCCAATCCCGCTGTCGATCAATGGCACAGTTCCTTGGAATATATCGCTGGCGATCC
It encodes:
- the dtd gene encoding D-aminoacyl-tRNA deacylase, with product MIGLLQRVRSAQVEIDGKTVGAIGRGLLVLVGVEQGDDVARTDRLLQRLLGYRVFPDNAGKMNLSVRDIGGGLLLVPQFTLAADTDKGMRPSFTPAAAPELGQRLFAYLVEKARTQHAPVEKGVFGADMHVTLTNDGPVTFWLQAK
- the epmA gene encoding EF-P lysine aminoacylase EpmA, producing the protein MPLFDDWRPAAALEVLKRRAQLLQQIRAFFSGRGVLEVETPILSAAAITDPMLASFVTCYTGPLFPHGQTLYLHSSPEFPMKRLLAAGSGSIYQICKVFRDGESGRRHNPEFTLLEWYRMGFDHHQLMTEVGELVMQLLAPALGLNPPEKLTYREAFQRHTKINPHTATVLDYAAVADEQGFRIPTSLHQHHDVAVWRDLLLTHVVEPKLGQGQLTFIYDYPASQASLARLQPGNPPTAARFELYLNGMELANGFHELTDANEQRARFEQQLHARAASSLPPVPVDEHLLSALEHGLPDCAGVALGFDRLVMLAGGARTIEEVLPFPLDRA
- the efp gene encoding elongation factor P; protein product: MATYSTNEFKAGLKVMLDGDPATIVENEFVKPGKGQAFSRVRIRNLKNGRTIERTFKSGETIEAADVVDVEMQFLYSDDQFWHFMNPETFEQLAADKKAIGDNAKWLKEQGVCVITLWDGIPLTVEPPQTVALKVTETDPGLKGDTSGGGGKPATLETGAIVRVPLFVQIGEMIKVNTRTGEYLSRA